The proteins below come from a single Athene noctua chromosome 6, bAthNoc1.hap1.1, whole genome shotgun sequence genomic window:
- the TUNAR gene encoding protein TUNAR isoform X3, which produces MGSSGFALQVILKGRIKKLATKMVITSGNEEDKGSQEKESKEETILAMLGIIGTILNLIVIIFVYIYTTL; this is translated from the exons ATGGGATCTAGTGGGTTTGCTCTGCAA GTTATCCTGAAGGGGAGGATAAAGAAACTGGCCACCAAGATGGTAATCACTAGTGGAAATGAAGAAGATAAAGGCAgtcaagaaaaggaaagcaaagaagaaaCCATCTTGGCAATGCTTGGAATTATTGGGACAATTTTGAACCTCATTGTGATCATTTTTGTGTATATTTACACAACTTTGTAA